A window from Chiroxiphia lanceolata isolate bChiLan1 chromosome 3, bChiLan1.pri, whole genome shotgun sequence encodes these proteins:
- the SLC35A1 gene encoding CMP-sialic acid transporter isoform X1, with the protein MVRWEERRGTAGGSGPAVLAPSASTMSPPKENVSLLFKLYCLTVMTLVAATYTVALRYTRTVETELYFSTTAVCITEVIKLFLSVGILAKETGSLARLIASLKENVFGSPTELLKLSVPSLVYALQNNMAFVALSNLDAAVYQVTYQLKIPCTALCTVLMLNRTLSKLQWFSVFMLCGGVTLVQWKPAQATKVQVEQNPWLGFGAIAVAVLCSGFAGVYFEKVLKSSDTSLWVRNIQLYLSGIVVTLVGVYMSDGAQVMEKGFFYGYTYYVWFVIFLASVGGIYTSVVVKYTDNIMKGFSAAAAIVLSTVASVILFGLQITVTFSVGALLVCISIYLHGLPRQDTTKIQTSEIKSSKERLATV; encoded by the exons aaaatgtcaGCTTACTGTTCAAGCTGTACTGCCTCACAGTGATGACCCTGGTGGCTGCCACGTACACGGTCGCGCTGCGGTACACGAGGACAGTGGAGACAGAACTCTACTTTTCAACGACGGCCGTGTGCATCACTGAAGTTATCAAGTTGTTCTTGAGTGTGGGCATCTTGGCTAA AGAAACTGGAAGTCTGGCAAGGTTAATagcatctttaaaagaaaatgtatttggaaGTCCTACAGAATTGCTAAAATTAAGTGTTCCATCTTTGGTGTATGCTCTTCAAAACAATATGGCGTTTGTGGCTCTTAGCAACTTGGATGCAGCAGTCTACCAG GTGACGTACCAGTTGAAGATCCCTTGTACAGCTTTATGTACAGTCCTGATGCTGAACCGTACCCTCAGTAAGTTGCAGTGGTTCTCTGTGTTCATGCTGTGCGGTGGTGTTACCCTTGTTCAGTGGAAACCTGCTCAGGCTACAAAAGTACAG GTGGAGCAGAATCCATGGCTAGGGTTCGGAGCGATTGCTGTGGCTGTATTGTGTTCAGGATTTGCAG gagtttATTTTGAGAAGGTCTTAAAGAGTTCAGATACTTCCTTATGGGTGAGGAACATTCAGCTGTACTTATCTGGGATTGTAGTGACTTTAGTCGGTGTGTACATGTCAGACGGAGCCCAAGTTATGGAGAAAGGGTTTTTCTATGGCTATACATACTACGTCTGGTTTGTCATCT TTCTTGCCAGCGTAGGTGGCATCTACACTTCGGTCGTGGTTAAGTACACAGATAACATTATGAAAggcttttctgcagcagcagccattGTTCTCTCTACTGTGGCATCAGTCATCCTCTTTGGCCTCCAGATAA CTGTTACCTTCTCTGTGGGTGCTCTCCTGGTGTGTATTTCTATTTACCTCCATGGATTACCTCGACAAGACACCACAAAAATCCAGACCTCAGAGATTAAGAGCTCAAAAGAGAGACTTGCTACTGTGTGA
- the SLC35A1 gene encoding CMP-sialic acid transporter isoform X2: MTLVAATYTVALRYTRTVETELYFSTTAVCITEVIKLFLSVGILAKETGSLARLIASLKENVFGSPTELLKLSVPSLVYALQNNMAFVALSNLDAAVYQVTYQLKIPCTALCTVLMLNRTLSKLQWFSVFMLCGGVTLVQWKPAQATKVQVEQNPWLGFGAIAVAVLCSGFAGVYFEKVLKSSDTSLWVRNIQLYLSGIVVTLVGVYMSDGAQVMEKGFFYGYTYYVWFVIFLASVGGIYTSVVVKYTDNIMKGFSAAAAIVLSTVASVILFGLQITVTFSVGALLVCISIYLHGLPRQDTTKIQTSEIKSSKERLATV; the protein is encoded by the exons ATGACCCTGGTGGCTGCCACGTACACGGTCGCGCTGCGGTACACGAGGACAGTGGAGACAGAACTCTACTTTTCAACGACGGCCGTGTGCATCACTGAAGTTATCAAGTTGTTCTTGAGTGTGGGCATCTTGGCTAA AGAAACTGGAAGTCTGGCAAGGTTAATagcatctttaaaagaaaatgtatttggaaGTCCTACAGAATTGCTAAAATTAAGTGTTCCATCTTTGGTGTATGCTCTTCAAAACAATATGGCGTTTGTGGCTCTTAGCAACTTGGATGCAGCAGTCTACCAG GTGACGTACCAGTTGAAGATCCCTTGTACAGCTTTATGTACAGTCCTGATGCTGAACCGTACCCTCAGTAAGTTGCAGTGGTTCTCTGTGTTCATGCTGTGCGGTGGTGTTACCCTTGTTCAGTGGAAACCTGCTCAGGCTACAAAAGTACAG GTGGAGCAGAATCCATGGCTAGGGTTCGGAGCGATTGCTGTGGCTGTATTGTGTTCAGGATTTGCAG gagtttATTTTGAGAAGGTCTTAAAGAGTTCAGATACTTCCTTATGGGTGAGGAACATTCAGCTGTACTTATCTGGGATTGTAGTGACTTTAGTCGGTGTGTACATGTCAGACGGAGCCCAAGTTATGGAGAAAGGGTTTTTCTATGGCTATACATACTACGTCTGGTTTGTCATCT TTCTTGCCAGCGTAGGTGGCATCTACACTTCGGTCGTGGTTAAGTACACAGATAACATTATGAAAggcttttctgcagcagcagccattGTTCTCTCTACTGTGGCATCAGTCATCCTCTTTGGCCTCCAGATAA CTGTTACCTTCTCTGTGGGTGCTCTCCTGGTGTGTATTTCTATTTACCTCCATGGATTACCTCGACAAGACACCACAAAAATCCAGACCTCAGAGATTAAGAGCTCAAAAGAGAGACTTGCTACTGTGTGA